One Archocentrus centrarchus isolate MPI-CPG fArcCen1 chromosome 14, fArcCen1, whole genome shotgun sequence DNA window includes the following coding sequences:
- the faxdc2 gene encoding fatty acid hydroxylase domain-containing protein 2: MAVDTAASGVRKAEERGSSSSRQEGPGGLWDSVKKAAFVIGSGILFLAAFGNSLTWHLQRFWGASGDFWQNLWTKLYVAFEGHDAALFFLGTMLFPSLAFWLSNALLLWVDVTGKPSFITRYRIQLDKNNPVDPAKLHQALKCVLFNYVIISGSMVVAVYYLMSWRGNPCGPELPTFHWALMELAVFSISEEILFYYSHRLFHHPGLYKHYHKQHHEWTAPIGVVSIYAHPLEHILSNMLPVVFGPILLGSHLSTTCLWYCVALVSTTISHCGYHLPFLPSPEFHDFHHLRFNQCFGVFGILDRLHGTDTKFRQTKQYERHVLLTSFTPLNESIPDTPKKGQ; encoded by the exons gtgtgAGGAAAGCTGAGGAgagaggaagcagcagcagccggcAG GAGGGCCCTGgaggcctgtgggactctgtgAAGAAAGCTGCGTTTGTCATTGGATCTGGAATCTTATTCTTGGCTGCATTCGGAAACTCCCTGACATG GCACCTTCAAAGATTCTGGGGAGCTTCAGGAGATTTTTGGCAGAACTTGTGGACCAAGCTGTATGTGGCGTTTGAGGGTCACgatgctgctttgtttttcttgg GGACCATGCTTTTTCCCAGTCTGGCATTCTGGCTGTCAAATGCTCTCCTGCTGTGGGTGGATGTCACTGGAAAACCCTCCTTCATCACCCGCTATCGTATCCAGTTGGACAAGAATAACCCG GTGGATCCAGCTAAGCTGCACCAAGCCTTGAAGTGTGTCCTATTCAACTACGTAATAATCTCCGGGTCCATGGTGGTGGCCGTTTACTACCTCATGAGCTGGAGAGGAAACCCCTGTGGCCCAGAGCTGCCCACCTTTCACTGGGCCTTGATGGAGCTAGCtgtcttctccatctctgaggaAATTCTCTTCTACTATTCCCACAG GCTGTTCCACCATCCCGGCCTCTACAAGCATTACCACAAACAGCACCATGAGTGGACTGCTCCCATCGGAGTCGTCTCCATTTACGCTCATCCTCTAGAGCACATC CTCTCCAACATGCTGCCGGTGGTATTCGGGCCAATCCTCCTGGGCTCCCACCTGTCCACGACCTGCTTGTGGTACTGCGTGGCTCTGGTCAGCACCACTATCTCCCACTGTGGATACCACCTTCCCTTCCTGCCCTCTCCTGAGTTCCATGACTTCCACCACCTCAG GTTCAATCAGTGTTTTGGTGTCTTCGGTATTCTGGACAGGCTCCACGGCACTGACACCAAGTTCCGGCAGACCAAACAGTACGAACGCCACGTCCTCCTCACCAGCTTCACCCCACTGAACGAGAGCATCCCCGACACACCCAAGAAGGGCCAGTGA